ATGTTACACGATAACGGAATCTACGATGTAAAAGTAATTTCTACTCCGGGTCGTTTAACAGATCATTATAATCCGGAAGATAAAACGGTAAATTTGTCAGAAGCCGTATATAACCAACGCAATGCAGCTGCAGCTGCCGTTGCTGCGCACGAGGTTGGACATGCCGTACAACACGCAACCGCTTACCGTTGGTTAGAAATGCGTTCTAAAATGGTACCTGTAGTTTCGTTTGCATCTAATTACGTGCAATGGGTATTATTGGCTGGTGTTTTAATGGTAGAATCTTTTCCAGGTTTATTACTAGCCGGAATTGTATTATTTGGTATTACTACATTATTTTCTGTGGTTACCTTACCGGTAGAATACGATGCGAGCCACCGTGCATTAGCTTGGTTAAAAAATGAAAACATGGTAACGCAAAAAGAATATGCCGGCGCTAAAGATTCTTTAACTTGGGCTGCACGTACATATTTAGTTGCTGCTTTATCATCAATCGGAACGTTGCTATATTACGTTTGGATGTATTTAGGAAGAAGAGAATAAAATTAATAAATTCGTATAAAAACGCGTTAAACAAGCAGTTTAACGCGTTTTTTAGTTACTTTAAGTTTTTTTTTGTAATTTATCTTTGTTAAAAAAAATGTATTTCTATATATTAGTCAATTCAAGTTTAACGTTACAAAATATTAAAATCATGTTCGCCAAATTTATTTCGTTTTTAAGTCCTGTTTTGTTCTTTGTGGTTCAGGTATCACACGCAACAACAATTGATTCTACTTCAAACCCAAAATCAAATACTCGTACCTTCGAAGCATTGTTTAAAAAGGTTGAAGATGAATCAAATTCATATCAAGATTACAAACTATTTAAAAAGTCGGACGTAAGAATGCTTGAAAACGCGTACAAAACGGACGAAGCAAACTTTGAAAAAACAATTACAGATTTGCAAGCTAAGGTTAATGCAGTTCAGGCAGCAAATACTGAATTATCAGCTTCTAACAAAGAATTAGCTGAAAAGGTGGCTGATTTAACTGCTGAAATTGAAAAATCGTTAACCAAAATATATTTAATTGTTATTGCAGTTTTAGTTGTTGCTTTGGCTTACTTTATTTACCGATATAAAGCATTAACAGATAACGCTAAGGAACATAAAACGAATATTGAAGAAATTGAAGTTGAATTTGAAGAATATAAAAGATCTGCAATTGAGCGCGAACAAAAGTTAAGACGTGAAATGATTAATATGAAAAATTCACCAAATAAGCATAACAGCTCTAAAAGCAATAAAGATACTAGCGAAGCTAAAATTGATTTAGACGAGCTTTTAGCTAAAAAAGCTGATGAAAATAATAAGAAATCAAAATAAAAAAGCGGAAACTTAAGTTTCCGCTTTTTTTATTCATAACCTTCGTAAGGTACTGCATGTTCGGTAAAAACAATGCCGTTTTGTGCCAATTCATCTAAAATTGGTTGGTAAACAGCTTTTGTTATAGGTAATTGTACGCCTGGCTGGGTAATAATGCCTTGCAAAACTTTAACGGCAGCAATAGCAATGGGCAAACCAACGGTTTTTGCCATGGCTGTAAAGGTTTGATTTTCTCCTAAAACAACTAATTTACTATCAATTTGTTTTAAATCATCTTGTTGGGTTTGGTACCCAATTTTATGGTACATCACAACCATATCTTTATCCGTAGGTTCTAACTTCCATTTTTCTGCTAAAATTGCTTCTAACATTTTGGCTGGCGTTGCGTTTTTTAAGCCAATAATTTTGTTGGGGTTAAATAAATCTAATTCAACTAATTTTTCCCACATAATATCATCTTGATCAATTTTTAATTGATGTCTGAGTTTAATTTCAACCGAATCTGTTGGATGAAATGGTAAAAATAAGTTTATAAAATCTCGATTTGATAATTTCTCGGATGCATCTAAAATATAAGAATCGTCAGTCATGCCAAGTTGCACAAACATATCCCAAGCACGAGAAAAACCAACTCGGCGAATGGTGCCACGGTATAAAGTTAAAACCGAATCTAAGTTGTAAATTTCTCTGTATTTTAAAGAATCTCGGTTGGCGTAAACTTCAAACTTTCCAAATTTTTCTACGTTTATAAATTCTGTTCGTCTAAAAAGTTTATGGTACGGAATGTATTTATATCTGCCTTCCTGAATAAACTTTGCAGCACCGCCTTGTCCTGCAATTACAACATTTCTTGGGTTCCAAGTAAATTTGTAATTCCATAAATTGGTATCACTTTCTGGGGCTACCAAACCGCCACAAAAAGATTCGAATAAAACAATTTTATGACCTTCTTCACGCAGTTTATTAATAATATGCATCGCGCTCATATGGTCTAAACCAGGATCTAAACCAATTTCGTTCATAAAAACTAAGCCGGCTTTTTTTACTTCATCATTCAATTTTAATAAATCGTCAGAAATGTACGATGCTGTTAATAAATGCTTTTTAAATTCTAAACAAGTTTTGGCAACTTTTATATGTAAACTTGCAGGAAGCATTGAAACAACAACATCAGCCGCTTGAATTAGTTGTTTTTTGAGTTCTTTATCTTCGATAGAAAAAGCAACTGCTTTTGCACTAGAATGGTTATTTGCACGGGCTTTAGCCATTTCAATATCCATATCTGCAATTACCACCATATAATTATTTTTAGATGCGTGATCGAGCAAATATTTTATTAAGGATGAGGTTGACCGCCCGGCACCAATTACAAGGATTTGTTTCATTTATTTAGTAGTTTTTATTGGTTGTTAGAATTGGTTTTTGTGCTAATTATGCTAGTAAAGAATTAAAAATATGCTTTTTAATTGTAAAATATGTATTTTTGAATTGTAAATTTGAGGTATGAATAAAAAAATTATTGTTACAGCTTGCCTTTTTGGTGCGTTAGCTATTGTTCTTGGAGCTTTTGGTGCCCATGGATTAAAAAAGGTTTTGTTGCCAAATGAATTAGAAACTTTTGAGGTAGGGGTGCGCTATCAATTTTATCAAGCACTTTTTTTGCTTTTTGTAGCAAACCTTAATGCAATTTCAGAACGTACTAAAAAATATATCGCTATTTTTTCGGCAATTGGTGTTGTGCTTTTTTCAGGTTCTATTTATTTACTAGCAACGCAATCGGCTACTGCAATTAATTTTAAATTTTTAGGCCCAATTACACCAATTGGCGGTGTCTTCCTGATTGTTTCTTGGGTACTGCTATTGGTTGGTGCGCTCAAATCTACCCAGGCTAAAAATTAATAAATAAGTCAAATACGTTATTCCAATTAAATTATTACTTTTGTCGGAACAACACACATACCCATTTAATCATGAATGATATCAAGTCTATTTCATTAGAAAGATACGGAATTAAAAATGTGGCTGAGGTAATTTACAACCCGAGCTACGATTATTTGTACGAACAAGAATTAAGTGAAAGTTTACAAGGTTTTGAAAAAGGTCAACTTTCTGAACTTGGAGCTGTTAATGTTATGACAGGTGAATTTACAGGTCGTTCACCAAAAGATAAATACATAGTTTTAGATGATGTTACTAAAGATACTATTTGGTGGACATCTGCTAAGGCAGCGAATGATAACAAACCAATTTCTAACGAAACTTGGGATGCACTTAAAAAAGTTGCTACTGAAGAACTTTCTGGTAAAAAACTTTACGTAGTTGACGCTTTTTGTGGCGCTAACGAAAACACACGTTTAAAAGTGCGTTTTATTATGGAGGTTGCATGGCAAGCACATTTTGTAAAAAATATGTTTATTCGCCCAACAGAAGCTGAGTTAGCTAACTTTGGTGAGCCTGATTTCGTTGTAATTAACGCATCTAAAGCAACTTTTAAAGACTACAAAGCGCATAACTTAAATTCTGACGTATTCATTGCGTTTAACCTTACAGAAAAAGTTCAACTTATTGGAGGAACTTGGTACGGTGGTGAAATGAAAAAAGGTTTATTTGCTATGATGAACTATTATTTACCGTTACAAGGCATTGCATCTATGCACTGTTCTGCTAACAAAGGTAAAGATGGTGATGTAGCTGTTTTCTTTGGTTTATCAGGTACAGGTAAAACAACTTTATCTACAGATCCAAAACGTGAATTAATTGGTGACGATGAACACGGATGGGATAACGAAGGTGTTTTTAACTTTGAAGGCGGTTGTTACGCAAAAACAATTGATTTATCTAAAGAAAATGAACCAGACATTTTTGGTGCCATTACTAAAAATGCCTTGTTAGAAAACGTTACGTTAGATGCTAACGGAAAAATTGATTTTACTGACGGTTCTGTAACGCAAAACACGCGTGTTTCATACCCGATTGAACATATTGAAAATATTGTTAAGCCTGTTTCTAAAGCAGGACATGCAAATAAAGTTATTTTCTTAACGGCTGATGCATTTGGTGTAATGCCGCCGGTTTCTAAATTAACACCAGAGCAAACTAAATACTATTTCTTATCTGGATTTACTGCTAAATTAGCTGGTACAGAACGTGGAGTTACACAACCGGAGCCAACTTTTTCTGCATGTTTTGGTAAAGCGTTTTTAACGTTACACCCAACAAAGTACGGAGAAGAATTAGTTAAAAAAATGGAAGAACACCAAGCAACTGCTTACATGGTTAATACAGGTTGGAATGGTACTGGAAAACGTATTTCTATTAAAGATACACGTGCTATTATTGATAGAATTTTAGACGGTTCTATTGAAAAAGCTGAAACTACAATTGTTCCAATTTTTAATTTTGAAGTTCCAACAGCTTTAGAAGGAGTAGATACAAATATTCTAGATCCTAGAAATACGTACGCAGATGCTAAAGAATGGGAAGTAAAAGCTACTGATTTAGCTACAAGATTTATTAAAAACTTTGAGCAATACACAGATAACGAATCTGGTAAAAGTTTAGTAGCAGCTGGTCCGCAATTATAATTTAAATTTAAAAGCTTAGTTTAACTAAGCTTTTAAACTTTTCAAATAAAAAAACGTGAACTTTAAAGTTCACGTTTTTTTTATTTATTTACCTCTTTAATATATTTTTCAAGAGCCATTGTCATGGAAGGAGTTTCTGGCGATGGTGCCATAATATCTACGCGTAATCCATTTTCAAGAGCTTCTTTTTGTGTTGTTGTTCCAAATACAGCAATGCGTGTATTGTTTTGTTTAAAGTCAGGAAAATTTTTAAATAATGATTTTATCCCAGTTGGGCTAAAAAATGCTAAAACATCATAATATACATCTGCTAAGTCTGATAAATCACTCATTGCAGTTCTAAAAAATGTTCCAGGCGTCCATTTTAAGTTTAATGCATTTAACGTTGGGGGAATATCTGCATTTAATTGGTCAGAAGCTGGTAACAAAAACGTTTCGTCTTTGTATTTTTTAAATAATGGAGCTAAATCTTTAAAATCTTTTTGGCCTACATAAATTTTGCGTTTTCTGTACACAACATATTTCTGAAGGTAAAGCGCTGTCGCTTCTGTTTGGCAAAAATATTTTAAATCCTCTGGCACTTTGTAACGCATTTCTTCTGCCACCCTAAAAAAATGATCAATCGCATTTTTGCTTGTTAAAATAATTGCCGTAAAGGCACTTAAATCAATTTTTTGTTGTCTTACCTCCTTGGCAGGTACACCCTCTACATGTATAAATGGTCTAAAATCGATTTTTACTTTATAGCGCTGCGAAAGCTCAAAATAAGGTGAATTTTCTACTTTAGGCTCCGGCTGAGAAACCAAAATTGTTTTCACTTTCATATTTTATTAACTTTTGGTAAAAAAATAGTACATAAAAAAATAGGGTGCTATTTCAAGGGCACAAAGATACAAAATAAAATACAAGAAGTTTGAAAAAACGGCTTTTTTATAATTTTTTATTCCGTTTAGATAATTTACTAGGTTTATTATTAGTAAAAGACAAATAATTATGTTAACAGAAGTTAAATTATTGACGTTATTGTAAAAGCCAATTAAGGCAATAGGTAGGGCTATTAAACCCAAATAATTACGATGGTACGCTTTATATAAGTTTACTCGATGTTCAATATCATCAATATTAAATGTATTGGCTATAATTTTTTCGCAAAAATGTTTAGATAGCACAAAAAAGTTTAATACCGTAATAATACGTACAAACGAAATAAAATTATCTTTAGTTGTGTAGCCATAAGCGCTTAATGCAATCTGAATAATAAAACTAAAGCTTATAATTTGCACAACATATAAAGAAATAAAAAACCAAGTACGCAGGTGCTCTGGTTCTTTATATATTTTTAAAAACTTGTCGTTAACAGGTAGTTTTACAAAATCATTAAATTGTGCGTAA
This genomic window from Flavobacterium agricola contains:
- a CDS encoding zinc metallopeptidase, whose product is MFLIIMGVFMLASWYVGNTLQKKFDHYSQVHLQNGMSGAEIAIKMLHDNGIYDVKVISTPGRLTDHYNPEDKTVNLSEAVYNQRNAAAAAVAAHEVGHAVQHATAYRWLEMRSKMVPVVSFASNYVQWVLLAGVLMVESFPGLLLAGIVLFGITTLFSVVTLPVEYDASHRALAWLKNENMVTQKEYAGAKDSLTWAARTYLVAALSSIGTLLYYVWMYLGRRE
- a CDS encoding saccharopine dehydrogenase family protein, with product MKQILVIGAGRSTSSLIKYLLDHASKNNYMVVIADMDIEMAKARANNHSSAKAVAFSIEDKELKKQLIQAADVVVSMLPASLHIKVAKTCLEFKKHLLTASYISDDLLKLNDEVKKAGLVFMNEIGLDPGLDHMSAMHIINKLREEGHKIVLFESFCGGLVAPESDTNLWNYKFTWNPRNVVIAGQGGAAKFIQEGRYKYIPYHKLFRRTEFINVEKFGKFEVYANRDSLKYREIYNLDSVLTLYRGTIRRVGFSRAWDMFVQLGMTDDSYILDASEKLSNRDFINLFLPFHPTDSVEIKLRHQLKIDQDDIMWEKLVELDLFNPNKIIGLKNATPAKMLEAILAEKWKLEPTDKDMVVMYHKIGYQTQQDDLKQIDSKLVVLGENQTFTAMAKTVGLPIAIAAVKVLQGIITQPGVQLPITKAVYQPILDELAQNGIVFTEHAVPYEGYE
- a CDS encoding DUF423 domain-containing protein → MNKKIIVTACLFGALAIVLGAFGAHGLKKVLLPNELETFEVGVRYQFYQALFLLFVANLNAISERTKKYIAIFSAIGVVLFSGSIYLLATQSATAINFKFLGPITPIGGVFLIVSWVLLLVGALKSTQAKN
- the pckA gene encoding phosphoenolpyruvate carboxykinase (ATP), which produces MNDIKSISLERYGIKNVAEVIYNPSYDYLYEQELSESLQGFEKGQLSELGAVNVMTGEFTGRSPKDKYIVLDDVTKDTIWWTSAKAANDNKPISNETWDALKKVATEELSGKKLYVVDAFCGANENTRLKVRFIMEVAWQAHFVKNMFIRPTEAELANFGEPDFVVINASKATFKDYKAHNLNSDVFIAFNLTEKVQLIGGTWYGGEMKKGLFAMMNYYLPLQGIASMHCSANKGKDGDVAVFFGLSGTGKTTLSTDPKRELIGDDEHGWDNEGVFNFEGGCYAKTIDLSKENEPDIFGAITKNALLENVTLDANGKIDFTDGSVTQNTRVSYPIEHIENIVKPVSKAGHANKVIFLTADAFGVMPPVSKLTPEQTKYYFLSGFTAKLAGTERGVTQPEPTFSACFGKAFLTLHPTKYGEELVKKMEEHQATAYMVNTGWNGTGKRISIKDTRAIIDRILDGSIEKAETTIVPIFNFEVPTALEGVDTNILDPRNTYADAKEWEVKATDLATRFIKNFEQYTDNESGKSLVAAGPQL
- a CDS encoding uroporphyrinogen-III synthase, which codes for MKVKTILVSQPEPKVENSPYFELSQRYKVKIDFRPFIHVEGVPAKEVRQQKIDLSAFTAIILTSKNAIDHFFRVAEEMRYKVPEDLKYFCQTEATALYLQKYVVYRKRKIYVGQKDFKDLAPLFKKYKDETFLLPASDQLNADIPPTLNALNLKWTPGTFFRTAMSDLSDLADVYYDVLAFFSPTGIKSLFKNFPDFKQNNTRIAVFGTTTQKEALENGLRVDIMAPSPETPSMTMALEKYIKEVNK
- a CDS encoding DUF4271 domain-containing protein; the encoded protein is MDNLLFENRMVTTTDWATILFLLCFALIASNRQLFYAQFNDFVKLPVNDKFLKIYKEPEHLRTWFFISLYVVQIISFSFIIQIALSAYGYTTKDNFISFVRIITVLNFFVLSKHFCEKIIANTFNIDDIEHRVNLYKAYHRNYLGLIALPIALIGFYNNVNNLTSVNIIICLLLIINLVNYLNGIKNYKKAVFSNFLYFILYLCALEIAPYFFMYYFFTKS